The Gossypium arboreum isolate Shixiya-1 chromosome 4, ASM2569848v2, whole genome shotgun sequence DNA segment aaatatagtattataCTAAATTTTTATATGGTAATTTTGCTAATTGAACAATTAGTGAAGTACATGTGGTTGTCTCTAAAATCAAGTGGTTTTGGAATATGAGGTATCGGGACATCATTTCTGTGAACCAAGCcagtaaatatttaaaaatatttacgaagttactAAATAGGCATATTGAAGCTTGGTCCccaaattttaacatttatatagttaattaaataaaaaagactaaatcgtaaaagatgtaaaactTAATCACTAttgaattttattagttaaatggctCGATCAATAAATATGCAAGGGTTTATGATGAAATTTGAACATAATTAAGTATATTGGATGGTTGGGGAAGATTTTtagttgaaattaaattaaataaagtaattaaaaatataaaaatgaaaaccATCATCTTCCACATAGCATTTTTACCACTGAAATAAGAGAAACAAAAGCTTGAagagccattgttgatagcttaagGTTCGACCAACattagatatatgcatatcaGGTTGTTGACTTAGGCGAAAAATGGTTGTGGAATAGTCTTTGGTATTTAAAGTGTTACTGTTttgttaggtaagttcatatgacttACATGATTTCAAATTCATTGTTAAATTatgttaattatttatatatataaattaatgtaAGTTGGAATCAGACTATTCGGTAATGAAATTAGGTTGAATTGATTTGTTGAGATAATTTCGATGGACCTAGTAAAAGTCTATATACGAGATCACAGATTAATTCCCAACTGGACCAAGCTCcagcatttgttgcagactcgGATATACATGTGACAcaggtttagcctagactggtaatctatttttgttttaaaggtttagcctaGATCGATAACCTTACATGTATTTATAGCCCTGGCCAAGCTATTTTTTGTGTTGTCAAagtttagcccggacgagtaaccTGACACATATATCTCTATATTTGATTAGCTTGGATGAGCACCAAATGTTCTTTGTACTCGTATATTGAGTTTCTTTTACGAAGTTCCATTGGTAATTCAAGGGATAAATAGTATGACTTTGTGATGTTAATGTGGATGAAATATGAACTTTGAATATCTATATCTACAGTACTTATTGACCTGGAATTGTTGAACTATGTCATGATGGGGAAAATATTTTGAATAGTTATTTGCATTTAACTATTAAATGAGTAAggtaagttattgaattgaattgtatgaacttactaagtattttatGTACTTACTTTTTTATTATGTTCTGTAGATTTTAGACATTCTGAATGTGTTAATCAAATCAACAGGAGCTCACTCCTACTATCTTTTGACTCGATAGATTTTTGAAGTTTGAAAATGTGGttacttgtggcatgtatataggatgTCTACTTTGCAAATTAATGATCATGTTTTAGTACTTTGGTTATGAATAAGATTATAGTTATCCTTGATATATTAAGTGCTTGGTACCTAATTGACATTTAGTAAGTTGATGATGTTAGCCAATATTTGAATGACATTATGTGTAAGTTTAAGTAATAGCATGTCTTGATATTGAATGTTGGTAATTGTTAATGTTTAGAGTGAATGACTTTAATGGTATAAAATGGTTAAGGCATGGTTTAGTAAGGTAtgcttaaattgtgaaaatagatTCTTATGTTTTGGGTCACTTATTGAACTTTGCTTATTGATATCTTAGTTAAAGTAATGATGATTGTATAAGTATGATTAGGCATGAAAAATCTTGGTATGAATGGTTGATGTTTCGTGATTGAATTGTGGTGTCAAATGAGGCATATTGGTTAAGCTTAGattgaatgttaaattagtatgttttgacatgttttagtgaggattgaattggtataaataGATGTAAATGGTATATCTTGATTTCTAAGAAAGAATGGATGACGTTGCTTGAGTTTGAAGGTGTTTTGGGtacacacagcctgtgacacggtctgtcacacgaccatgtgccccCACACATAGTCTATAACACGGCTGTGCGCTATatttaatttttggtgattttaggTCCACAGGGAACCAGTTGGTTACATGGTCTGGAGACACGATCATGTGTCTCCTCCTACACAGTCTAAGCTCTACTACACGGTTTGGCTATTTAGCACACTCCCTCTTCTCCAATGTCCTTCCTCGCCTAAGTCCCTTTCATTTCCCAAATCATTTAAgacttcaattaattaaattataagcaCATGCATAAGAGGTATGGAAGCATAGGTTTCTGTTATATCTACGGATGTGTAAGTAACATTGTTAGAAAAACCGAAAAAGCtaatttatttcaattcataAGAAAGGGTGTCCATTGCCTAGTTGAAAAAAATTGGTCTTTGGCTCTTTATTTGATAGTGACACCAAGAATAGATAATTCCTCACAATTAGCGTGCCTTCCCATTTTTCCAATTTATTAATAATACGATGAACTATAAGTCTTTCTGATCAAATTAAAAGCTGGTTCATTTTAATTTATGAAAACAATTCTCATATTGGGTCTTCATCACGCAGCAGATAGCCAAGAATAGATGCagaactttatatatatatgtctagGAGTTCATCACCTTTGGTGTGCCTCTTCATTTTTCTATTTCATCGCAAACTCTTCTTCCACCATGGCTTCCAAAAACCAGGTGCATCATCATTTCACTTGTTTGGCCTTACTAATCTTCATATTGGGTGTATGTGAAGCCACATCCCGCACTGCTCTGGAAGATGCATCCATGTACGAGAGGCATCAACAATGGATGGTCCAATTCGGACGAGTTTACAAGGACAACAACGAGAGGCAAAAGCGTTTCCAGATTTTCAAACAAAATGTGGCACGCATAGACTCTTTCAATGCTGCCAACAACAAGCCGTACAAGCTCGGTGTGAACCAATTTGCAGATCTAACCAACCAAGAGTTCACTGCTTCTCGAAATGGGTTCAAGGGCCATATGTGTTCCAACACGGCTACCACTTTCAAATACGAGAAGGCCACCGCATTGCCTTCTACCGtggattggagaaagaaaggAGCTGTTACACCTATCAAGGACCAAGGCCAATGCGGTCTGCTCTAATTTCTTGTTCTGAGAAACATTACTAAAATATTACTATGCTTTCTTCTTTGTATGTGTTGTGTTCTAAATATGTGTGTCTCGATCATGTGATGCTGAAATATAGGATGCTGTTGGGCGTTCTCGGCCGTGGCAGCCATGGAAGGGGTTACTAAATTGACAACAGGAAAGTTAATTTCGTTGTCCGAGCAGGAACTGGTGGACTGTGACACCAAGGGTGAGGATCAAGGCTGCGAAGGTGGTCTAATGGACGATGCATTCCAATTCATCGAGAAAAACAAAGGCCTAACAACCGAATCCATTTACCCCTACAAGGGAGTTGATGGCACATGCAATACCAACGAAGAAGCCAAGCATGCGGCTAAGATAAATGGGTTTGAAGATGTGCCTGCCAATAGTGAAGATGCATTGCAGAAGGCCGTTGCCAACCAACCTGTTTCTGTTGCCATCGATGCCGGGGGTATCGACTTCCAGTTCTACTCGGGTGGTGTGTTTACGGGAAGTTGTGGCACCGCTCTGGACCACGGAGTGACGGCTGTTGGATATGGAGAGGATGGTGGGACTAAGTATTGGTTGGTGAAGAACTCTTGGGGCAGTAGCTGGGGTGAAGAAGGCTACATTAGGATGCAAAGAGATGTGGATGCAAAGGAAGGCCTTTGTGGCATTGCAATGCAAGCATCCTACCCTACTGCATAAACATAACTTAAACCATAGTTGCCTTTTCTATATATTCTTATATTATGAATTTTATACATGCTACTCTACGTGAATGTAGTATGAACAATATAAACTAACACTttgagtggcataccccattatatatacatatgctACTCCATATGAACAATGTAAACAAGGCACATACATATTTAGGAGAACCCCAATGTCTATTtcaaatgattatatgaaatcaAATACAAGAGACAATAAACCCTAGTGTATACTAGGGCATGACGTTGCCCCCTTAGTTCTACTTTAAGTAGAACttgtattttctattaaaatattattatttaattagacATTATTCAAACAAAAATCTTGTACTATTTCACTATAAATAGGAATTATGAGTTAACCTGCTGACATACACTTTTTGAGCATCGGTATTCTATCGAAAAATAGTGACaatttattttaagaataaattcaattttcacaagAATATTCATAGTTACCGGTCTATATAGAGATTTAAATTTCCTACTGAAAGTAAAACAAATTTTTCATTCTATGCACTTATTAGATTGCCTTCGCACaaagcaaaaatataattttggttgtagtttattatatatatcataAGGGCTCGATTTTAAGAAAAAACTTCTGATATGCCTAAAAATACTATTTTCTAAAGTgattttattaacaaaaataAGTTCCTTTCACGAACAGATTAGTCTTCTCTATCTGTTATACATAAAACAATAACTAAGTCCCCAATTTATAGGCATTATTCAACTTTTATAATTGAGTTAGTATGATTGCCTTGAAACATTGAAATCGGACCCCAATAAGATATCTTCTTCACTTTAACTTCTTCGATGTGGTATttcttcacaaaaaaaaaaactaaattatacTAGGACTCCTTTAAAATAATCTGGCTTTACCAATTTTCTTCGTCAATCGTAATCTCAAAAAATTATGTTTAATATCCTTAGAAAGATGCATGAAGATAATCAAGATAATCAAGTCAAAATATGCCAATAAAATAGATAAGTTACACTACATCTAGTTGCAAAGTGAGTCGCAACTAATGGTATAATCGACAACACtagcaacaatttttttttttttgcactacAAAATTGATGATAGCAATTAAACGTAAACTATTattttaaatagacataataacaaatttagctcttaATATTTACTCATTTTGTAACATTGACCCTAATTTTTTGAAGACCACTTTGGCCCTCAACTTtcaaattttactcaaattactcatttttttattgaaaaactCACCaaactgttaaaattttaatggtaTTGATATGGTAACCTACATAGGAGCCTACATATACTTCATTGCTAACGAGGATAATTTTTCAGAAAAAATTATGAAccctcttttttaaaaaaatcatcaaattttaaattatttttatttgaattttttatgaaataaatatgCACTACCACATAAGTTACAACATTAATGATGTTGGGACTTTAATTATCtaaaatgtgttttttttttttaaatgtcaaAGGGAGAGATTGTTAGAACTTTACCTATATGTGTTTTAGCTACTACATGCCATGTTAGAACATTACATGGAGCAAGAAGTTGGAATAGATAAAGTGTAGAGTTTTGGTTGGCACTTGTGACTTGTATATTTTTATTACGAATCGAATCAACAAATGATCATTGTATTGTGCTCCACTTGATTTTATTTATGcaggttatttatttttatccttTAATAGAATTTGAAGAGAGATGAACTATTTTTTTAATGGACAACAAATTTTATCCTTATTTTTTAAAGTCTTTGACTTAGTATTACTCGGAGCCAACGTTGATTTGAATTTGCTTGGAATTTAAGGCTTTGCTTCGAAAGTTAAGATAGAGATTTTTTGTggataattcttttattttaaatgtttgtTTATCTCTTTAGTTACTTGGAGACGATGTTAATTTCATACTATAAATAAGCTATTAGTTTTATGTGTAACTTTAATAGATAGAAGGATGATCAATTTATATATAATCAACTTTTGTTCTAGTATGTTCATCAAGTaatcaaataaatgaaaaagaatgatttaatttaatattaaattaaatatctaAATTACTCTAAGTTGAGTCGACTTAATTTTTCTCATATATTTGGGCTAAAATATTACCGTATGCCAAATCATACTAGCAGCACCCCCTTTCTGTTTTTGCCAATGGAAAAGTTTTGGGAAGAAAAAGGCAAATAGAATCAATGAAATGGAATCAAATTGAGGGATGATCGCGACACCTTGTCATAACATTAGATGGGACAATCTCAACTCACTGTGTTGTAGCTACACAAAAACACATAGATTTTTAGATCTCTTAATGGCATAATTAAATTCAATCAATGTTGATTTGGTTGTCAAAAAGGTAAAGTTTGTTGAGTTGATTTGCAACTTGGAGAAGACAACTTGGTAAGGGAAGGATAACTAGCAGCAAATGTTTAAATTTTAGATGAGAAGGTGACTGATGGCTACGGCATTTTactttgttgatttggttttcaAAGAATgcatattttctttttcttgatgCCCCGTGTTGGTGATCATGGTGCGGGTTTAGTTTGTTATTTTTACAACGGTGCTATTTGGTTGGAATTTGTTTCAGATTTAATATCTTATTCCTTGGTTGTGCACTTTCATTGATCATTCTTTATGTATCCTTTGTGATTTGAGATGTTTCGTTGACTAATTGACGAATAAACATACATGTTTATAGCCCAAGCTAATAGGAGGAGTTTTTAAACATGATATTTTGTGATGAATTCTCCTAGGGGGAGTTCTTTATTTTGAAGTCAATTTCACAGGAGGAAACTCTTTGGCATTTTTTCCCAAAAGGGGGAGAAGATTAGCAGTAAATGAGCTTTGGCTCATGCTAAGTTGTTGATGGTGGTTGATGATAATGCTTATTTAAACTTGATTTCGATTTTTTTTCGAAAATGCTTTCTTAAGTTTTCAATTTTATACTCCATGCTTATATTACATTTGAACTCCTTGGAAGATAATTTGATTTGATAATGTCAAAAGGGCGGTTCTAGTATGATGTTgtgtgtaacagctcgtttttcagTGGTGCCAAAAACAGTGATTTTGAAATCACAATTCCAACGAGTGAGTCCATAAATattgttatttaatatttataagtcgaatatagtattatattgaatttttatcTAGTAATTTTTGCTAAATGAACGATTAGTCAAGTAGAAGTGGTTGtctctaaagtcaagtggttttggaaaataaggtatcgagacaTCATTTCTGTGAACCGAGCccgtaaatatttaaaaatatttacgacgtTACTAAATAGGTATATTGAAGTTTGAtccaaaaattttaacatttatatagttaattaaatgaaaaggactaaatcgtaaaagacgCAAAAACTTAATCACTAttgaattttattagttaaatggctCAATCAATAAATTTGTAGGGGGTTTATGATGTAATATGATCATAATTAAGTACATTGGACGGTTGGGGGAGATTTTtagttgaaattaaattaaataaagtaattaaaaatataaaaatgaaaccATCATCATCCACTTAGCATTTTTACCACTGAAATAAGAGAAACAgtaatagcccgttttcagtaaaatcagaacagtgatttcaggaccacaaatctgagcccgtaagaaaaattattttaatattattgcatggtctgcattacgATAGGaatatcgtatgaaaattttgttaagaaaattttaccgattacatgtttaattgataaaaggaccaaattgcatgaaatgaaaaagttgagttctagtagctataagtatcaaatagctatggaattcaaaattagaggtccttatatggtaaattaccattaagaggagttagtagataagtatgcttagtcatccatggaaaattaattaaagatgaatgaaaagatgataaataataaaataacataaaatatcatcatttatcatctttcttAAAATCAaaagacatggaaaccctagtttgAAGCTTGAAGATAGACAAGCTTACTTTGGCTCAATTAGGTGAGTAttcaagtctcgtttttagtaatttttatgtttccgagatcataatagcttaatttagctatctcggggattaatttgcaaagttatcaaagtactagggttttaccatggatgaatatagttgaactatgaagttttatggtagaaaaagaaaggttgttgatagatcaacaacttttgtaaagggaattttgaaaaaattatgatttaaggactaatttgaaaagttataaaattcatggaaaaattctaaattttatgaaatatatgggcttctATTGTGACATGTAAAAATTGGTTAGGCttagaataaggattaaattgcatgaattttatttttcgagcctagggatgaaattggaattaattaaaagtataggagaaaaatggtaattttgtgtAAGATGCGaaatggactgaattgaatatgaattgtatttaGTTTATGTTAAATTCATTCGTATGGGTCTGGATAGATCAAAAACGGAGttagatcgtggaaaagaaaaagtgtaGGATTAGTAGATTTTGCGTACACGAacaattatcgaggtaagttcgtgtaactaaattgtgtatatttatatgtttgaatttaaTGTTGCatatgttaattttataaatgtcatatgtatgaaattgattgCATATCCAATAATTCCCGACAAATAATAAGTCTTGTTTGGATAAATGAGATTCGATGGATACAGGGTTCTCGAATTGGTcatggtcctgcatatgttatGGACACACCATTGCTCAAAAGAGCGTCCCgttattagctctcatgagcatcCCAATATAtggccctctcgagcttcccattatatggttcttgcgagcttcccgTTAATAGCTTTTTGGAGCATCCTGATTGGTTGTAATTCTGCATGTATTGTAGGCACACCATGGCTCTTATGACTGTCCCGATATATCGCTCTTCGTGAGCTTTccgattaaaggctctttgtgatCTTCTTGATTAATGGCTCTCTGAAGTTTCCTGAtgtggctcgcttgaacttcccgatatatggctatccggagcttTCCGATTACTAGCTCTTCAAAGCTACCCATT contains these protein-coding regions:
- the LOC108459737 gene encoding senescence-specific cysteine protease SAG39-like, whose protein sequence is MASKNQVHHHFTCLALLIFILGVCEATSRTALEDASMYERHQQWMVQFGRVYKDNNERQKRFQIFKQNVARIDSFNAANNKPYKLGVNQFADLTNQEFTASRNGFKGHMCSNTATTFKYEKATALPSTVDWRKKGAVTPIKDQGQCGCCWAFSAVAAMEGVTKLTTGKLISLSEQELVDCDTKGEDQGCEGGLMDDAFQFIEKNKGLTTESIYPYKGVDGTCNTNEEAKHAAKINGFEDVPANSEDALQKAVANQPVSVAIDAGGIDFQFYSGGVFTGSCGTALDHGVTAVGYGEDGGTKYWLVKNSWGSSWGEEGYIRMQRDVDAKEGLCGIAMQASYPTA